Proteins from a single region of Rhipicephalus sanguineus isolate Rsan-2018 chromosome 5, BIME_Rsan_1.4, whole genome shotgun sequence:
- the LOC119393059 gene encoding putative nuclease HARBI1 has product MSQSSVSNTIHEVAEAIIVLGRRRKLVDFPLTAAAKEEAKAAFARLGRIPGVLARVDGTLIAIEKPEGLSIADTASFMTRKGCATQASASWSSTPVFQDHAMKRLAAQLQPGEYVLGDSGYPLEPWLMIPVPGHPRGVSPECLYNKELSSMRHVVERCIGMLKSRFRCLQRYRTLFYSPDRAGAIVSACASLHNIALEEGEPVFDEDVDSGEMPGQDDAELPQASQALPSLQEIYLRGRQQRDAVVSLF; this is encoded by the exons ATGTCTCAGTCCTCCGTCAGCAACACGATTCATGAAGTGGCGGAGGCTATCATCGTCCTTGGTAGGCGGCGGAAGTTGGTGGACTTTCCGTTGACGGCGGCTGCCAAGGAAGAGGCGAAGGCGGCATTCGCGCGACTTGGCCGCATTCCTGGTGTACTTGCGCGCGTGGACGGCACACTGATTGCCATTGAGAAGCCGGAAGGCCTCAGCATAGCGGATACGGCGAGCTTCATGACCCGGAAGGG GTGTGCGACGCAGGCCTCCGCATCCTGGTCGTCGACCCCCGTTTTCCAGGATCATGCCATGAAGCGCCTCGCTGCACAACTTCAGCCTGGCGAATATGTACTCG GTGATTCTGGCTATCCTTTGGAGCCATGGCTGATGATACCAGTTCCTGGCCATCCACGCGGTGTCTCCCCCGAATGCCTCTACAACAAAGAGCTCTCCTCCATGCGCCATGTTGTGGAAAGGTGTATCGGAATGCTGAAGAGCAGGTTCCGCTGCTTGCAGCGCTACAGAACTTTGTTCTACAGCCCCGACCGAGCAGGGGCAATTGTTTCAGCCTGTGCTTCTCTCCACAACATTGCCTTGGAGGAAGGCGAGCCGGTGTTCGACGAGGACGTCGACAGCGGGGAAATGCCAGGCCAGGACGATGCAGAGCTGCCACAAGCCTCGCAGGCGCTGCCGTCGTTGCAGGAGATCTACCTCAGGGGCAGGCAGCAGCGCGATGCCGTCGTCAGCCTTTTCTAA